From Cyanobium sp. ATX 6F1, a single genomic window includes:
- the asnB gene encoding asparagine synthase (glutamine-hydrolyzing), giving the protein MCGIAGLLSPSAEPSAPDLVAALDQALAHRGPDDAGVWSERGITLVHRRLAIQDLSPAGHQPMPSACGRYVVVFNGEIYNQRELRCQLERLGHRFHSSSDTEVLLELYARYGLGALQRLRGMYAFCLWDRQERRALLARDPYGIKPLYLHHGSHGELLFASELRALLATGRVPRRLDRQGLADFLSQGSLPHHRTLVEGITPLPPGHLGLWQEGRWQIQRHWQPSYAPDGVLEGPDLVAHTRTALGASVRAHLLSDVPVGLFLSGGLDSAAVLALAEQPLTTISIGFAEAGFDESGRAAALARQFGATHHNVQLRAADAAAHIPGFLGAIDQPSVDGFNTYGVSKLAAGLGLKVVLSGLGGDELFGGYPSFQRLPRAWRLHRGLQALAPLAAAALGRSHRAGAQRIADGLRRPASIESSYRSLRGIFSPSEVARLLRHWGLEPPEPQGPEASPVEDSSRFPSAADQIAWLESSLYMGQQLLIDSDGMAMAHALELRLPLVDAELLRAVAGQPAAQRLAARKRLLRQAVPEAEALVGRAPKQGFSFPFQRWFDANDFQPRAWGLPPLPPTPADLDLRPWARRWGLLVLSDWLERHLGVELT; this is encoded by the coding sequence ATGTGCGGCATCGCTGGCCTGTTGTCTCCCTCCGCCGAGCCATCGGCTCCCGATCTGGTGGCGGCCCTCGACCAGGCCCTCGCCCACCGCGGCCCCGATGACGCCGGTGTCTGGAGTGAGCGGGGCATCACCCTGGTTCACCGGCGCCTGGCGATCCAGGACCTCTCCCCCGCCGGCCACCAGCCGATGCCCTCGGCCTGCGGGCGCTACGTGGTGGTGTTCAACGGCGAGATCTACAACCAGCGCGAGCTGCGCTGTCAGCTGGAGCGCCTGGGCCACCGCTTCCATTCGAGCAGCGACACCGAAGTGCTGCTGGAGCTCTATGCGCGCTATGGCCTCGGCGCCCTGCAGCGGCTACGGGGCATGTACGCCTTCTGCCTCTGGGATCGCCAGGAACGCCGCGCCCTGCTGGCCCGCGATCCCTACGGCATCAAGCCCCTCTACCTGCACCACGGCAGCCATGGCGAACTGCTGTTCGCCTCCGAGCTGCGCGCCCTGCTGGCCACCGGGCGGGTGCCGCGGCGGCTGGATCGGCAGGGGCTGGCCGATTTCCTGAGCCAGGGCAGCCTCCCCCACCACCGCACCCTGGTGGAGGGGATCACCCCGCTGCCCCCCGGCCACCTGGGCCTCTGGCAGGAGGGCCGCTGGCAGATCCAGCGCCACTGGCAGCCCAGCTACGCCCCCGATGGGGTGCTGGAGGGCCCCGATCTGGTGGCCCACACCCGCACGGCCCTGGGCGCCTCGGTGCGGGCCCACCTGCTCAGCGATGTGCCCGTGGGCCTGTTCCTCTCCGGTGGTCTTGATTCCGCCGCCGTGCTCGCGTTGGCGGAGCAGCCGCTCACCACCATCTCGATCGGCTTCGCCGAGGCCGGCTTCGATGAATCCGGGCGTGCCGCCGCCCTCGCCCGTCAGTTCGGCGCCACCCACCACAACGTGCAGCTCCGCGCCGCCGATGCGGCCGCCCACATCCCCGGCTTCCTGGGGGCGATCGATCAGCCCAGCGTCGATGGCTTCAACACCTACGGCGTCTCCAAGCTGGCGGCGGGGCTGGGGCTCAAGGTGGTGCTCAGCGGCCTGGGCGGCGATGAATTGTTTGGTGGCTACCCCAGCTTCCAGCGCCTGCCCCGGGCCTGGCGGCTGCACCGCGGCCTGCAGGCCCTGGCTCCGTTGGCCGCCGCCGCCCTCGGCCGCAGCCACCGCGCCGGTGCCCAGCGGATCGCCGACGGCCTGCGCCGGCCGGCCTCGATCGAGAGCAGCTACCGCTCCCTGCGCGGCATCTTCTCCCCCAGCGAGGTGGCCCGCCTGCTGCGCCACTGGGGCCTGGAGCCCCCGGAGCCGCAAGGCCCTGAGGCCTCACCCGTGGAGGATTCCTCCCGCTTCCCCAGCGCCGCGGATCAGATCGCCTGGCTGGAGAGCAGCCTCTACATGGGCCAGCAACTGCTGATCGACAGCGATGGGATGGCGATGGCCCACGCGCTGGAGTTGCGCCTGCCGCTGGTGGATGCGGAGCTGCTGCGGGCCGTGGCCGGTCAGCCGGCCGCCCAGCGCCTGGCGGCGCGTAAGCGCCTGTTGCGCCAGGCGGTGCCCGAGGCCGAAGCGCTGGTGGGCCGGGCCCCCAAGCAGGGCTTCTCCTTCCCCTTCCAGCGCTGGTTCGACGCCAACGACTTCCAACCCCGCGCCTGGGGGCTGCCGCCGCTGCCCCCCACCCCCGCCGACCTCGACCTGCGCCCCTGGGCCCGCCGCTGGGGGCTGCTGGTGCTCAGCGATTGGCTGGAGCGGCACCTGGGGGTGGAGCTGACGTGA
- a CDS encoding glycosyltransferase, with the protein MLLRILHLIPSISPLRGGPSQAVLAMAAELRRQGVDARILTTNDDGPGLLADLPLGEWHERQGVPVLAFPRWSPPLGPLREFAVAPGLTRWLRAHLREFDLLHVHALFSYPSTSGMAVARALKVPYLLRSIGQLNRWSLKQSPGRKRLLLRLIERRNLEGAAALHFTSDAEQQEAADLGLATPSFVLPLGVELPELPELLLARERGASDRIVFLFLSRLHPKKQLPLLLEALAALQLQRPEAPWTLQIAGEGEPAYLAELRALAQRLGLAERCQWLGFVAGARKLELLQRADWFVLPSASENFGIAAAEALAAGTPVILCPGVAIAAAVERAGAGVVVEADLEALAGALKRALEQPPAAMTEAARLLATNIYCWGSIVAQLEQYYQEILKDFSGAGGRRPSARSPLRTEI; encoded by the coding sequence ATGTTGCTGAGAATCCTCCACCTCATCCCCTCGATCAGTCCCTTGCGCGGTGGCCCCAGCCAGGCGGTGCTGGCGATGGCCGCCGAGCTGCGCCGCCAGGGGGTGGACGCCCGCATCCTCACCACCAACGACGACGGGCCGGGGCTGCTGGCGGATCTGCCCCTGGGCGAGTGGCACGAACGCCAGGGCGTACCCGTGCTGGCCTTTCCCCGCTGGAGTCCGCCCCTGGGGCCCCTGCGGGAATTCGCCGTGGCCCCTGGGCTCACGCGCTGGCTGCGGGCCCACCTGCGTGAGTTCGATCTGCTGCACGTGCATGCGCTGTTCTCCTATCCCTCCACCAGCGGCATGGCCGTCGCCCGGGCCCTGAAGGTGCCCTACCTGCTGCGCAGCATCGGCCAGCTCAACCGCTGGAGCCTGAAGCAGAGCCCTGGCCGCAAGCGGCTGCTGCTCAGGCTGATCGAGCGCCGCAACCTGGAGGGGGCGGCGGCCTTGCACTTCACCAGTGACGCCGAGCAGCAGGAAGCGGCGGATCTGGGCCTGGCCACCCCGTCCTTCGTGTTGCCCCTGGGGGTGGAGCTGCCGGAGTTGCCGGAGTTGCTGCTGGCGCGGGAGCGTGGGGCGTCTGATCGGATTGTCTTTTTGTTCCTTTCTCGCCTCCATCCCAAGAAGCAACTGCCGCTGCTGCTGGAGGCCCTCGCCGCCCTGCAACTCCAGCGCCCCGAGGCCCCCTGGACGCTGCAGATCGCCGGGGAGGGGGAGCCCGCCTATCTGGCCGAGCTCAGGGCCCTCGCTCAGCGGCTGGGCCTTGCCGAACGCTGCCAGTGGCTGGGTTTTGTGGCTGGTGCCCGCAAACTGGAGCTGCTGCAGCGCGCCGACTGGTTCGTGCTGCCCTCGGCTTCAGAAAACTTCGGCATCGCCGCCGCCGAAGCCCTCGCCGCTGGCACCCCCGTGATTCTCTGTCCAGGCGTAGCCATCGCCGCTGCGGTGGAACGGGCTGGGGCGGGTGTGGTGGTGGAGGCCGACTTGGAGGCCCTGGCCGGGGCGTTAAAGCGCGCCCTGGAACAACCACCTGCCGCGATGACGGAGGCGGCGCGCCTTCTGGCCACGAACATTTACTGCTGGGGATCGATTGTTGCTCAGCTGGAGCAGTACTACCAGGAGATCCTCAAGGACTTCTCTGGCGCTGGTGGGCGTCGACCATCGGCCCGATCCCCTCTAAGGACTGAAATCTAA
- a CDS encoding nucleotidyltransferase family protein translates to MAVIPTPPALPWEHPTDLPAGLELGPGLDGDRLRSGLLALIAEPEVKAVVGFGSRARGEARSDSDLDLVVITRSAQLTPQQKLAGWRRYRSLLGSVPVGVDLLVTGWQDAARMAGSRWHVMGDVAREGKVLYATG, encoded by the coding sequence ATGGCTGTGATCCCAACGCCTCCGGCCCTTCCCTGGGAGCATCCCACCGACCTGCCTGCGGGGCTGGAGCTGGGCCCTGGGCTGGATGGCGATCGACTGCGCTCCGGGTTGTTGGCGCTGATCGCCGAGCCGGAGGTGAAGGCCGTGGTGGGGTTCGGCTCCAGAGCCCGCGGTGAGGCCCGCAGCGACTCGGATCTGGATCTGGTGGTGATCACCCGCAGCGCCCAGCTCACGCCCCAGCAGAAGCTGGCGGGCTGGCGCCGCTACCGGTCGCTGCTGGGCTCGGTGCCGGTGGGCGTTGATCTGCTGGTGACCGGCTGGCAGGACGCTGCGCGCATGGCCGGCTCCCGTTGGCACGTGATGGGCGACGTGGCACGGGAAGGGAAAGTGCTCTATGCCACCGGCTGA
- a CDS encoding glycosyltransferase, protein MARRSPAPVVDLIVPELYASDGGVQIYSRTMIRGLLQVLPPAVRLRVFVRNDRPRHRPAQLDPRIELHLLGSPVRGWAFLRFIGALLASLRRQRPALLIATHPNFAPIQLLLGRLAGCPTWASAHGIDVWNLRPGPRRWALRRLSRLLPVSRYTEHQLRRQLGSRRVGPCPELVVLPNTYSDWTFCPGPRPPHLLERYGLEPDQPLIFCLTRLSSLDRYKHVDGLIAAMPELLLSRPALRLLIGGEGDDVLRLRALLRSLNLSDSVQLPGRIAAAELADHYRLASLFALPSEKEGFGIVFLEAAGCGTPVLAGNRDGSVDPLADGAFGCLVDPRLPLAPPIQALLEGYGEPLWHQREALAAAVAERFGFEAFCGRLRTLLADVPALVRET, encoded by the coding sequence ATGGCCCGCCGCTCACCGGCTCCGGTGGTGGACCTGATCGTGCCTGAGCTCTACGCCAGCGACGGCGGCGTGCAGATCTACAGCCGCACCATGATCCGCGGCCTGCTGCAGGTGCTGCCCCCGGCCGTTCGCCTGCGGGTGTTTGTGCGCAACGACCGCCCCCGCCACCGCCCCGCGCAGCTGGATCCCCGCATCGAGCTGCACCTGCTGGGTTCGCCCGTCAGGGGCTGGGCCTTTCTGCGCTTCATCGGCGCCCTTCTGGCGTCGCTCCGGCGCCAGCGACCCGCCCTGCTGATCGCCACCCATCCCAACTTCGCCCCGATCCAACTGCTGCTGGGGCGGCTGGCGGGCTGCCCCACCTGGGCCTCGGCCCATGGCATCGACGTCTGGAACCTGCGGCCGGGGCCGCGCCGCTGGGCCCTGCGCCGACTGTCGCGGCTGCTGCCGGTGAGCCGCTACACCGAGCACCAGCTACGCCGCCAGCTGGGCTCCAGGCGAGTCGGCCCCTGCCCGGAGCTGGTGGTGCTGCCCAACACCTACAGCGATTGGACCTTCTGCCCGGGCCCTCGGCCCCCCCATCTGCTCGAACGCTATGGCTTGGAGCCCGATCAGCCGCTGATCTTCTGCCTCACGCGGCTCTCCAGCCTCGATCGCTATAAGCACGTTGACGGCCTGATCGCGGCCATGCCCGAGCTGTTGCTCAGCCGCCCCGCCCTGCGCCTGCTGATCGGCGGAGAGGGCGATGACGTCCTCCGCCTGCGGGCCCTGTTGCGCTCCCTGAATCTCAGCGATTCCGTGCAGTTGCCCGGCCGGATCGCCGCCGCTGAACTGGCCGACCACTACCGCCTTGCCAGCCTGTTTGCGCTGCCCAGTGAAAAAGAAGGCTTCGGCATCGTGTTTCTCGAGGCTGCCGGCTGCGGCACGCCCGTGTTGGCCGGTAACCGCGATGGCTCGGTGGATCCGCTCGCCGATGGCGCCTTCGGCTGCCTGGTGGACCCGCGCCTGCCCCTGGCCCCGCCCATCCAGGCCCTGCTCGAGGGCTACGGCGAGCCCCTCTGGCATCAGCGTGAGGCCCTGGCGGCGGCGGTGGCGGAGCGCTTTGGCTTTGAGGCGTTCTGTGGGCGGCTGCGGACGTTGCTGGCTGATGTGCCGGCGCTTGTGCGGGAGACCTGA
- a CDS encoding glycosyltransferase family 2 protein yields the protein MVDCSSVLDGITPLLLTYNEEPNIARTLEGLTWAQRIVVIDSGSTDRTLEILALHSRVEVVHRAFDSFAEQCNFGLTQINTSWVLSLDADYRISLGLVAEIRAALAEVSDAIKGFRIPFRYCVDGKPLRGSILPPRLALYRLGSGRYVNDGHAHRYELQGASALLNQPILHDDRKPLARWLRSQEGYLQQEASKLLTTPHGQLSAADRLRKTHVLAPFAVLLVCLVLKGGLLDGWRGWFYAFQRMYAEILLSLMLWEARM from the coding sequence GTGGTTGACTGCAGCTCGGTTCTGGATGGGATCACGCCACTGCTGCTCACTTACAATGAGGAGCCCAACATCGCCCGTACCCTCGAGGGCCTGACCTGGGCGCAGCGGATCGTGGTCATCGACAGCGGCAGCACCGATCGCACCCTGGAGATCCTGGCGCTCCATTCTCGGGTGGAAGTCGTCCACCGCGCCTTCGATTCGTTTGCTGAGCAGTGCAACTTCGGCCTCACACAGATCAATACCTCATGGGTGCTCAGCCTTGATGCCGATTACCGGATTTCCCTAGGGCTCGTTGCTGAAATCCGAGCAGCCTTGGCTGAAGTCTCTGATGCCATCAAAGGTTTCCGCATTCCCTTTCGCTATTGCGTCGATGGAAAGCCTTTGCGGGGATCCATTCTCCCCCCTCGACTGGCCTTGTACCGGCTGGGTTCCGGCCGCTACGTCAACGACGGCCATGCCCATCGCTATGAGCTCCAGGGTGCATCAGCTTTGCTGAATCAGCCGATCCTCCACGACGACCGCAAACCTCTTGCCCGTTGGCTGCGTTCCCAGGAGGGTTATCTCCAACAGGAAGCCAGCAAGTTGCTCACCACTCCCCATGGTCAGCTCTCCGCCGCCGATCGCCTGCGCAAGACCCATGTGCTCGCCCCGTTTGCGGTGCTGCTGGTGTGTCTGGTGCTCAAGGGCGGCCTGCTCGATGGCTGGCGCGGCTGGTTCTATGCCTTCCAGCGGATGTATGCCGAAATCCTGCTAAGCCTGATGCTCTGGGAGGCCCGGATGTGA
- a CDS encoding FkbM family methyltransferase: protein MFQRGLPYIWRHPLSRRDRLQATGRYLRWQPGARLLPWPVAVPWVNGTSLVITRGMTGATGNFYCGLHEWPDMAFVLHLLRPADSFADLGANVGSYTVLASGAVGCCSLSFEPAPATFSWLQRNLAFNGLLDQVSAYQAALGSEPGHLRFSLDRGPMNQVVGDDYAGHAAGVEVLPIDAIAGLRQAALWKLDVEGHEREVLRGARQTLAEAPPMALLIEDRSPDVQSVLLGHGYQACGYDPWTRTITVDPHARTGNQIWIRDLTWARGRVASAPCFDVLGLSI from the coding sequence ATGTTCCAAAGGGGCCTGCCCTACATCTGGCGCCATCCGCTCAGCCGTCGCGACCGGCTTCAGGCGACCGGCCGCTATCTGCGCTGGCAGCCCGGCGCCCGGCTCTTGCCCTGGCCCGTGGCCGTGCCCTGGGTCAATGGCACCAGCCTCGTGATCACCCGCGGCATGACCGGCGCCACCGGCAACTTCTACTGCGGTCTGCATGAATGGCCCGACATGGCCTTTGTGCTGCATCTCCTCCGGCCTGCGGACAGCTTCGCCGACCTGGGAGCCAACGTGGGCAGCTACACCGTGCTGGCTTCGGGGGCCGTGGGCTGCTGTTCGCTGAGCTTCGAGCCGGCCCCCGCCACCTTCTCCTGGCTGCAGCGCAATCTCGCCTTCAATGGCCTGCTCGATCAGGTCAGCGCCTATCAGGCCGCCCTCGGCAGTGAGCCAGGCCACCTGCGCTTCAGCCTCGATCGCGGTCCAATGAATCAGGTGGTGGGAGACGACTACGCCGGGCACGCCGCCGGCGTCGAGGTGCTGCCGATCGATGCCATTGCGGGGTTGCGCCAGGCCGCGCTCTGGAAGCTCGATGTGGAAGGCCACGAACGGGAGGTGCTGCGCGGAGCCCGGCAGACCCTGGCTGAGGCGCCGCCGATGGCGCTGTTGATCGAAGACCGCAGCCCGGATGTGCAGAGCGTGCTGTTGGGCCATGGCTACCAGGCCTGCGGCTACGACCCCTGGACCCGGACGATCACGGTTGATCCCCATGCCCGCACCGGCAACCAGATCTGGATCCGAGATCTCACCTGGGCCCGCGGCCGGGTGGCCTCAGCGCCCTGCTTCGATGTGCTGGGCCTTTCGATCTGA
- a CDS encoding WcaF family extracellular polysaccharide biosynthesis acetyltransferase, with product MLQDLAAYRLPPDFSVGAPKPVQLLWFCAGSPLLAARWLPGSAWRVALLRAFGARLGRGCRIKPGLRVKYPWQLVVGQACWLGEAVWIDNLALVRLGDRVCLSQGAYLCTGNHDFRQPTFDLLLGPIELGDDVWIGARAVLAPGTRVGAGTVVALAAVASGVLEPGAIYAGHPARLSGPR from the coding sequence ATGCTCCAAGACCTCGCCGCCTACCGCCTGCCTCCCGACTTCTCCGTCGGGGCCCCCAAGCCGGTGCAGCTGCTGTGGTTCTGCGCCGGCAGCCCGCTGCTGGCGGCGCGCTGGTTGCCGGGTTCGGCCTGGCGTGTGGCCCTGCTGCGGGCCTTCGGGGCGCGGCTGGGGCGGGGCTGCCGGATCAAGCCCGGCCTGCGGGTGAAGTACCCCTGGCAGCTGGTGGTGGGTCAGGCCTGCTGGCTGGGGGAAGCGGTGTGGATCGACAACCTGGCCCTGGTGCGCCTCGGCGACCGAGTCTGCCTCTCCCAGGGGGCCTACCTCTGCACCGGCAACCATGATTTCCGTCAGCCCACGTTTGATCTGCTGCTGGGGCCGATCGAACTGGGCGATGACGTCTGGATCGGTGCTCGGGCCGTGCTCGCCCCCGGCACCCGGGTGGGCGCCGGCACCGTGGTCGCCCTGGCGGCGGTGGCCAGTGGCGTGCTTGAGCCGGGAGCGATCTATGCCGGGCACCCGGCCCGCCTGAGCGGCCCCCGCTGA
- a CDS encoding class I SAM-dependent methyltransferase, with the protein MTAPAIGDYGWSQRIPSEEAFLLAPLAQLLPAAQGPQGPLRVLDLGCGNGWLSGWLAGRGFQVVGVDPSASGIAEARRAHPQLRFEPLIATPQLLETLGEAPFDLVVSLEVVEHCYAPRDWAAAAFSALRPGGQLIVSTPYHGYLKNLALAATGQLDAHFTALWDGGHVKFWSRRSLGQLLVEAGFELEAFRGAGRLPLLWKSMLLRARTNEPAALRTASKQLAGNGNGPSS; encoded by the coding sequence GTGACGGCACCCGCGATCGGCGACTACGGCTGGAGCCAGCGGATTCCCTCTGAGGAGGCCTTCCTGCTGGCGCCCCTGGCACAGCTGCTACCGGCCGCCCAGGGGCCGCAGGGTCCGTTGCGGGTGCTTGATCTGGGCTGCGGCAACGGCTGGTTGAGCGGCTGGCTGGCCGGGCGCGGCTTCCAGGTGGTGGGGGTGGACCCGAGCGCCTCCGGGATCGCCGAGGCCCGGCGCGCCCATCCCCAGCTGCGCTTTGAGCCCCTCATCGCCACGCCGCAGCTCCTGGAAACGTTGGGCGAAGCGCCGTTTGATCTGGTGGTGAGCCTGGAGGTGGTGGAGCACTGCTACGCCCCCCGCGACTGGGCGGCGGCGGCCTTCAGCGCCTTGCGCCCCGGCGGCCAACTCATCGTTTCTACGCCGTACCACGGCTACCTCAAGAACCTTGCGCTCGCCGCCACAGGCCAGCTCGACGCCCACTTCACGGCCCTCTGGGATGGGGGCCACGTCAAGTTCTGGAGCCGCCGCAGCCTCGGCCAGCTGCTGGTGGAGGCGGGCTTCGAGCTGGAGGCGTTCCGTGGTGCCGGCCGGCTGCCGCTCCTCTGGAAGTCGATGCTCCTGCGGGCCCGCACCAACGAACCAGCCGCCCTGCGCACCGCCTCCAAACAGCTGGCGGGCAACGGAAATGGCCCCTCCTCGTAG
- a CDS encoding acyltransferase family protein encodes MNSLRKSGRIKSLDGIRGVAIILVLISHFPYANNFPVQIANAYHWVFSFGDLGVRIFLVLSGFLISGILLDELQCKGSVDLRKFYLRRAYRLLPVCVVYIATLMLLDLVLIYSDSLSSYAGALSQTRNYLGVGNSATVHFWSLSVEWQFYALWPMMFILFGFGSPRKAIVGIFLIVSVVVLVRLAAPDPGAGGSVIARLLGPRGLMRYADSLVIGVAGAYLWRRLNNSSIAKFFSAGEAQVAGILLVPVMFFLDCYHAGPLLLDALRQPLIGLIMLFEIFLACSETGGILVRALSAKWLISIGVISYSLYVWHVLFLSHFFFGHSQDYSIPFLWDWRIWLVPSFVVAVASYSLLEKPFFSVRASLRRE; translated from the coding sequence ATGAATTCCCTTAGAAAGTCAGGGCGCATTAAGAGCTTGGATGGTATTAGAGGAGTCGCTATTATTTTGGTATTGATCTCTCACTTCCCTTATGCCAACAATTTTCCTGTGCAAATTGCCAATGCTTATCATTGGGTATTTTCTTTTGGCGATCTTGGAGTAAGAATTTTCCTTGTCTTGTCTGGATTTTTAATTTCAGGTATTTTGTTGGATGAGCTCCAATGCAAGGGGTCTGTGGATCTCCGCAAGTTTTACCTGCGACGTGCGTATCGGTTGCTGCCGGTCTGTGTCGTCTACATTGCCACTCTTATGCTTCTTGATCTCGTTTTGATTTATTCGGACAGTCTTTCTTCGTATGCAGGTGCTTTGAGTCAAACAAGGAATTATCTTGGTGTTGGCAACTCGGCGACAGTTCATTTCTGGAGTCTTTCTGTTGAGTGGCAGTTTTATGCGTTGTGGCCCATGATGTTTATTCTCTTTGGCTTTGGTTCACCAAGGAAAGCCATCGTAGGCATATTTTTAATCGTTTCCGTTGTGGTATTGGTTCGACTGGCCGCTCCAGATCCTGGGGCCGGCGGTTCAGTTATCGCAAGATTGCTGGGGCCCCGCGGTTTGATGCGTTATGCAGATTCTCTTGTAATTGGCGTCGCAGGCGCCTATCTTTGGAGAAGATTAAATAATTCGTCGATTGCTAAATTCTTTTCCGCGGGGGAGGCTCAAGTTGCAGGAATCCTTCTCGTTCCTGTCATGTTCTTCCTGGACTGTTATCATGCGGGGCCACTATTGCTCGATGCACTGAGGCAGCCCCTGATCGGTTTGATCATGTTATTTGAAATATTTTTGGCCTGCTCGGAAACAGGCGGGATTTTGGTAAGGGCGTTATCCGCTAAATGGTTGATCAGTATCGGTGTCATTAGCTATTCTCTTTATGTTTGGCACGTACTTTTTCTCTCGCACTTCTTCTTCGGCCATTCTCAGGATTACTCCATTCCATTCCTGTGGGATTGGAGGATTTGGCTTGTGCCTTCCTTTGTAGTAGCAGTCGCATCTTATTCCTTGCTTGAGAAACCGTTTTTCTCCGTACGCGCCTCGTTGAGAAGGGAGTGA
- a CDS encoding glycosyltransferase family 4 protein: MSNGLSPPPSGASAAPLWGLRRLSAQLRHRWAWRSSVSRTARLTVVSQFFPPDFAATGQLLDDLSVRLAQRGLQVQVVSGQPAYAFRQKDAPGLEFLPNRCIRRTRVSRLWPRRIRGRAVNGLLFCLRTSARLLRYARRGDLILYTTEPAYLPVVGWLLHLFTRTPYMVLLYDLYPDVLVELKVLGERHWLTRTWRELNRWVFAEAEELIVLSESMKARVTRFCPEVASKLSVIPSWADPVRIQPLAKADNPFVREHGLENGFTVLYSGNQGRCHDLVTLMAAALLLRHDGRIRFLFIGSGPQRERLRALVSDWGLSNCAFLPYQDLEVLPYSLTAADLAVVSLGIEAEGLVAPSKLYGHLAAGTPIAAITPEGSELQQLVRSSGCGAWFANGDSDALADWIRHLVDHPEVAQCHGEAARQLLLAEASPELVTDRYWSLIRRHLPLEKLVAIEETRRLDEEVEERSAKEFDALAV, from the coding sequence GTGAGCAACGGTCTTTCCCCACCACCCTCCGGCGCCTCTGCAGCCCCCCTGTGGGGCCTGCGCCGCCTGAGCGCCCAGTTGCGTCACCGCTGGGCCTGGCGCTCCAGCGTCAGCCGCACCGCCCGGCTCACGGTGGTGAGCCAGTTCTTTCCCCCCGATTTCGCCGCCACCGGCCAACTGCTGGATGATCTGAGCGTGCGCCTCGCCCAGCGGGGCCTCCAGGTGCAGGTGGTCAGCGGCCAGCCTGCCTATGCCTTCCGCCAGAAGGACGCCCCGGGCCTGGAGTTCCTGCCCAACCGCTGCATCCGCCGCACGCGCGTCTCGCGGCTCTGGCCCAGGCGCATCCGCGGCCGCGCCGTCAACGGGCTGCTGTTCTGCCTGCGCACCAGCGCCCGGCTGCTGCGCTATGCCCGTCGCGGCGATCTGATCCTCTACACCACCGAACCCGCCTACCTGCCGGTGGTCGGCTGGCTGCTGCACCTGTTCACCCGCACCCCCTACATGGTGCTGCTCTACGACCTCTACCCCGACGTGCTGGTGGAGCTCAAGGTGCTGGGCGAGCGCCACTGGCTCACGCGCACCTGGCGTGAATTGAACCGCTGGGTGTTTGCCGAGGCCGAGGAACTGATCGTGCTCAGCGAGTCGATGAAGGCGCGGGTGACGCGCTTCTGCCCCGAGGTGGCGAGCAAGCTGTCGGTGATTCCCAGCTGGGCGGATCCCGTGCGCATCCAGCCCCTGGCCAAGGCCGACAATCCCTTCGTGCGCGAGCACGGCCTGGAGAACGGCTTCACGGTGCTCTACTCCGGCAACCAGGGCCGCTGTCACGACCTGGTCACGTTGATGGCGGCGGCCCTGCTGCTCCGCCACGACGGGCGCATCCGCTTTCTGTTCATCGGCTCCGGCCCCCAGCGGGAGCGCCTCAGGGCTCTGGTCAGCGACTGGGGCCTGAGCAACTGTGCGTTCCTCCCCTACCAGGATCTGGAGGTGTTGCCCTATTCGCTCACCGCCGCCGATCTGGCGGTGGTGAGCCTGGGCATCGAGGCGGAGGGGCTCGTGGCCCCCAGCAAGCTCTACGGCCACCTGGCGGCGGGCACCCCGATCGCCGCGATCACGCCCGAGGGCTCTGAATTGCAGCAGTTGGTGCGCTCCAGCGGCTGCGGCGCCTGGTTCGCCAACGGCGATTCCGATGCCCTGGCCGATTGGATCCGCCACCTGGTCGACCATCCCGAGGTGGCCCAGTGCCATGGCGAGGCGGCCCGGCAGCTGCTGCTGGCCGAGGCCTCCCCGGAGCTGGTCACCGACAGGTACTGGAGCCTGATTCGCCGTCACCTGCCGCTCGAAAAGCTCGTGGCGATTGAAGAAACCCGCCGCCTGGATGAGGAGGTCGAGGAACGATCTGCAAAGGAGTTTGATGCCCTGGCCGTGTAG